The Solibacillus isronensis sequence TACTTTTTTAGATTGTCAACTTTCAGCAGCACTTTCGACATGTGTAACTCCCCCTTCTTCCATATCCAATAAGAAGCATCTTGCTTTATGTGTACCGGAGGATTCATATAGCGGAGGATTATTTGTTAAACAACGATCGAATGCATATTCACAACGTGCTGCAAAACGGCAGCCTTCCAAAATGGATCCTGGTTTTGGAACATTCCCAGGAATTGAATAAAGCGTATCTTTTTTATAACGCATATCCGGTACTGACTGGATAAGGCCTTTCGTATAAGGATGCTGCGGGTTTCTAAATATTTCATTAACCGGAGCTTCTTCAACGATTTGCCCTGCGTACATAACAATGACGCGCTCACAAGTTTCCGCAACTACACCTAAATCATGTGTAATGAGTAAAACAGCAGTGTTCAACCGTTCATTTAAATCCCTCATTAACTTTAAAATTTGGGCTTGGATTGTTACATCAAGGGCTGTTGTCGGTTCATCGGCAATAAGCACTTTCGGATTACATACAAGAGCCATCGCAATCATTACACGTTGCCGCATTCCTCCCGACAGCTGATGTGGATAGTCTTTAAGCAACTGTTCCGCGCGCGGCAAACCGACCAGCTTCATGATTTCTACCGCCCGGGCACTCGCTTCTTTTTTCGACCATTTCGGATGGTGGATTCGAATCGCTTCGATCAGTTGATTCCCAATTGTAAACAACGGATTCAGCGAAGTCATTGGCTCCTGGAAAATCATCGCAATCTCATTTCCTCGGATTTTGCGCATTTGCTTATCTGAAAGCTTCGAAATATCTTGCCCTTTCAATAAAATTTCTCCATTTGTTATTTTTCCGGGAGGACTCGGTACAAGCCCCATAATAGAGAGGGAAGTAACACTTTTACCACAGCCGGACTCCCCTACGATGGCGAGAATTTCCCCTTCATGAATTGAAAAGCTTATTCGATCGACAGCTGCAACCTTTCCACTGTCTGAAAAAAATGTCGTTTCTAACTCTCTCACTTCAAGCACAGCTTTTCGACTCATTTAACCACCCCAATTTTCTGAAGATTAAAAGTATTTGAAAATATGATATTATAACATCTACTAATTTACAACATTATCGTAAAAAAATGTAATTTTAAATATACATAAAAAAAGTGACCATGTTGATTTATTTCAACATAGTCACTTAAATTTAATCTAATTTTTGTACTTGGAATAAGTTATAATATGCTCCTTGTTGCTCCATTAGTCGTTGATGTGTGCCGGATTCTACAACTTCTCCATGTTCGATAACGAAAATGTTATCAGCATGAGTAATTGTAGACAGGCGGTGAGCAATAATGATCGTCGTCCGTTCATGTGCTAAACGGTCGAGCGAGTCTTGAATT is a genomic window containing:
- a CDS encoding ABC transporter ATP-binding protein, translating into MSRKAVLEVRELETTFFSDSGKVAAVDRISFSIHEGEILAIVGESGCGKSVTSLSIMGLVPSPPGKITNGEILLKGQDISKLSDKQMRKIRGNEIAMIFQEPMTSLNPLFTIGNQLIEAIRIHHPKWSKKEASARAVEIMKLVGLPRAEQLLKDYPHQLSGGMRQRVMIAMALVCNPKVLIADEPTTALDVTIQAQILKLMRDLNERLNTAVLLITHDLGVVAETCERVIVMYAGQIVEEAPVNEIFRNPQHPYTKGLIQSVPDMRYKKDTLYSIPGNVPKPGSILEGCRFAARCEYAFDRCLTNNPPLYESSGTHKARCFLLDMEEGGVTHVESAAES